Proteins encoded within one genomic window of Macrobrachium nipponense isolate FS-2020 chromosome 8, ASM1510439v2, whole genome shotgun sequence:
- the LOC135223087 gene encoding putative nuclease HARBI1, with product MRNEQEVGLKLAVTLHHLASGNDYPSLQYSFRVSESSICRFIPLVCQAIIDTYKPEVLKCLKTAEAWNNVAKRFASKWNYFNSVGALDGKHVAIKKPKDGGSLYFNYKKFHSIVLMALSDAKYRFLFVDVGAEGAGDGGTWRKCILARAITSNRAGLPQDTNLPNDVEPILFHIVANDAFALRSWMMEPYSHQSQDPTKRLYSYRLSHAHCVVENAFGLLHMRLQVFRRTMQQDVKVCKKITLCTCVMHKLTLQHYPYAGTDVDHEDQHHNVVPSIWRQESLNLMEQLMARRGPNYTRRAKTIRDYLAQYHSSDAGEVEWQERIVFS from the coding sequence ATGCGGAATGaacaagaggtgggactcaagttggcggtcactctccaccacctggcaagtgggaacgactATCCAAGTCTccaatacagcttcagagtctccgagagttccatatgccggtttatcccattagtctgccaagccattatcgacacCTACAAACCAGAAGTGCTGAAGTGTCTCAAGACAGCAGAAGCATGGAACAACGTAGCAAAACGATTCGCCTcaaagtggaactacttcaattCTGTAggagccctggatgggaagcatGTCGCAATCAAGAAACCCAAAGATGGAGGATCACTGtacttcaattacaagaagttccacagcatcgtcctcatggccctctccGATGCAAAATACAGGTTCCTGTTTGTCGACGTCGGTGCAGaaggtgctggggatggaggaacctggcgGAAGTGCATCCTGGCCAGGGCCATCACATCCAATCGAGCAGGACTCCCTCAAGACACAAATCTGCCCAACGACGTCGAACCCATCCTCTTCCACATAGTCGCCAACGATGCCTTTGCTCTCAGGTCGTGGATGATGGAGCCCTAttcccaccaatcacaagatcctACCAAACGActatacagctacagattatctcaCGCTCATTGTGTGGTGGAAAACGCATTCGGCCTGCTGCATATGAGATTGCAAGTCTTCAGGAGGACGATGCAACAGGATGTAAAGGTTTGCAAAAAGATAACATTGTGCACATGTGTCATGCACAAGCTGACACTGCAACACTACCCATATGCTGGCACTGACGTCGAccatgaggaccaacaccataacgtTGTACCAAGTATTTGGAGGCAGGagtcgctgaacctcatggaacaactcatggcaagaaggggaccgAACTACACACGTCGAGCGAAGACCatcagagattacctggcccagtacCACTCATCCGATGCAGGGGAagtggaatggcaagagcgaatAGTGTTTTCCTga